The genomic window TCGAGCGGCTCGACGCATTCCTCTCCCCAGTACCCCTCTTCGCTGACGACGAATAGTGCGTCCGTCATATCCAACGCTACGTTCGGGAGCGTAAAAACGACCAGCCCACCCCTCGGTTCTGCCGCAAGTCCCTCTCCTAACATATTAGCGTGCGAGACCATCACACAGGCCTGAGGTGGCCTTTTTCGCCGTCGACCCCCTACACTCGAGAAGAGATACCATGGCAGATCGACCCCGCCCGTTCGACGGTATCGACGAACTGCTCGACCGACTGAACCGCCAGATCGAGACGGCGACGAAGTCGTGGGAAACCCAAGTCGACCAGCGGAGCCAACTCGATCTCTCGATGAGCGGCGCGGAGACGAGTCTGGACCTCGCGGACGAGGGCGACGAGTTCGTCGTCACGATCGACGTTCCCGGCTACGAGAGCGACGACCTCGAGTTGCGCCTCTCCGGGCAGACGCTGGCCGTGTCGGGCCAGCGAGAGCACAGTCAGGATCTCGGGGGCGAGGAGGAGAACTACATCCGACGCGAGCGCGAGACGAAATCGTTCAGTCGGCAGCTTCGCCTTCCCGAGCCGGTCGACGACGACGCAGTCAAAGCCAGCGTCAACAACGGCATCCTGACGATCCGACTGCCGAAACGCGAGTCGGACGAGGAGGCCCGGTCGATCGATATCGACTGAGGTGCGAGCGAGCCGAGCGATCGGCTCCATCAATCGTCGAGATTCAATGCATCGAAGAACCGGCGGGTGAGCCGTTCCCCGACGAACTCGAGGAGTTCGTCGGCGTCGTCGCCGTCGTCGGCGAACAGGCCGAGTTCGATGCGACCGCCGGCCATGTCGTGGTGGCCGCCGACCGCGCCGAGTTCGTCGAACCCCTCCTCTAACGTCTCGCCCATGTGGACCCGCGGATCGATCGAGCGGCCGCTCAGCCGGATCACGTCGTCGACGATGCCGTAGACCAAGACCGTGTTCACCCCCTCGAGGTTGAGCAGGTAGTCCGCCGCCTGCGGGAGCGCGTCCGTCTCGGTCGTTTTCCCGGCGCTCGCGACGAGCGAGGAGCCCCGGCGTTCCCGGCTGGCGATGGCCCGGCCGATGGCGTCTAAGGTTCCCGGGGAAAACGCGCTGCCGTAGAGCTGTTCGAGGGTCTCGAGTTCCGCGTCGGGGTAGACCGACAGCGCGGCCTCGTACTCGCGCCGGGTCGGCTCGCGAACGAAGTCCAGTCGCTCCCGGTGGAGCGCGAAGAGCAGCGCAGAGGCGAGCCGCGTGGTCAGGTCGACCTCGAGTTCCCGCAGGTACTCGACGAAGATCGTCGCCGTCGCGCCGTAGTCGGTGCGGACGTCCTCGAACGCGGCGGCGGCCGACTCGCCGGGGTGGTGATCGACGACGACGTCGGGCGTGACCGCCGACGGCACTTCCGTGTTCGCGCCCGGACTGCTGTGATCGACGAAGCTCACGCTGTCGTACTCCTCGAGATCGGTCGTCGAAATCGTCTGGAGGCTGATGTCGAGGAGGTTGACGAACGCGCGGTTTTGCTGGTGGGATATCTCGCCGCCGTAGGCGATCGTCACGTCCCCCACGTCGTGTTCGTGAGCGATCGCTTCGAGCGCGAGCGCGCTGGCGAGACAGTCCGGATCCGGATTGTCGTGGCAGACGATCGCCAGCGAGTCGGTCGTCTCGAGGGCGGACACGAGCTCGGCCGCGCGTGACATACCCGTGGTACGTCAACGAGACGCTTGAATCCCGTGTCGCGTCTCAGTACGCCTGAATGCCACTCTCCGTTCTCGAACGCGATCGCTCACCCCGCCGGCTCTCGCCGCAGCGCGTTTGTGATGATCGACCGTGAGCGAGTGTACACTTATTTCACAGCGGCTCACCGAAAGGCGAGTATGCGAGACGCGTACCTCGTCGGCGCGGGGCAGTCGGATTACGGGGCGTTCCCCTCCGAGAGCTACCGATCCCTGTTCCGCACGGCGTTCGACGCAGCGACTGACAGCGTACCGAAGGGACTCGAGGCCGGGGATATCGACGAGGCCGTTATCGGCAACCTCGGCGTCGGCGGCCGCCAACTCGGCCTCTCCGGCCCGGCAGTGACCGAACACGTGGGCCTCGACGGCGTGCCGACGACGCGGGTCGAAAACGCCTGCGCGGCGAGCGGCTTCGCGGTCCGGCAGGCGGTCCAAGCCGTCAAATCGGGGATGGCCGACGTCGTCCTCGCGGGCGGCTTCGAGATCATGTCCGACATGAGTTCGGACGCGACGAAGTACTGGCTCGGCGTCTCCGGGGAGACCGAGTGGGAGCGGCTCTCGGGCACCACCTTCTCCGGCGTCTACGCCCAGATGGCCAGCGTCCACATGGAACAGTACGGCACCACGCGCGAGCAACTTTCGCGGGTCGCGGTGAAGAACCACGCAAACGGGGCCAAGAACCCCCACGCGCAGTTGGGCTTCGAGTGCTCGCTCGAGGACGCCCAGTCCGCCCCGGTCGTCGCGGACCCGCTGAATCTCTATCACTGCTGTCCGACCTCGGACGGTGCGGCCTGCGCGCTGATCGTCAGCGAGGACGTCGTCGACGACTACACGGACGATCCGATCCGCGTCGCCGGCGTCGGCGCGGGCAGCGACACCGTCGGCCTCTTCCAGCGCGACACCTACACCGGCGTTCCCGCGAGCCAGCGGGCCGCCGAGTCGGCCTACGAGATGGCCGGCGTGGGGCCCGACGACCTCGACTTCGCGGAGGTCCACGACTGCTTCGCCATCGCGGAACTGCTGGCCTACGAGGACCTCGGCTTCTGTGAGAAGGGCGAGGCGGGTCAGTTGATCGAGTCCGGCGCGACCGAACTCGGCGGCGATCTCCCAGTGAATACCTCCGGGGGTCTCAAGTCCAAGGGCCACCCCATCGGCGCGACGGGAGCCGGACAGGTCGTCGAGGCCTACAAACAGCTCACCGGCACGGCGGGCGAGCGACAGGTCGAGAACCCCGCCCGCGGGCTGACCCACAACGTCGGCGGCAGCGGCGGTGCGTCAGTGATCCACGTCTTCGAGAAGGAATCGGAGGTGGACGCATGAGCGCGATCACCGGCGTCGGCGCGTACGCGCCGCAATTCCGCATCAGTAGCGAGGCCTTCGAGGAAGCGTGGGGCCAGTTCCACGCCGCCGGCGTCACCCAGAAGGCCGTCCCCTCGGCCGACGAGGACGCCCTGACGATGGGCTACGAGGCCGCGACCCGCGCGCTCGAGGCGGCCGAGACCGACCCCGGCGAAATCGACTGGCTCGGGTTCGCGTCCTCGCGACCGCCGGCGGCCGAGGAGGACCCGACTGCCCGGCTGGGCGCGATGCTCGCGCTCTCGGAGGCGGCGACCAGACAGGTATTCACCGGGAGCACGCGCGCCGGCACCCGCGCGCTCTGGGCCGGCCTCGACGCGCTCGAGGCCGAGTCGACCACCGCGCTGGTCGTCGCCGCCGACGCGCCGAAGGGCGACCCCGACGACGGGATCGACCACGCCGCCGGAGCCGGCAGCGCCGCGTTCGTCGTCGAGAGCGTTGCGTCGGGGACGCAACGAACGGACGGCGACGGCCCGGCCGAAATCACCGACCGCGCGGAGTATTCCGCGCCGTATCCGGGGACCCGGTTCCGGGACACTGGTGAGGACGAGACGCAAGGACTGGGCGTCACCCAGTACGACCGGCAGGCGTTTTCGGAGACGATCGGCGGGGCCGTCTCGGGCCTCGAGGTCGAGCCCGAGCCCGAGGCAGCCGCGATTCAGGCACCCGACGGGAAGCTGCCCTACCGCGCCGCGGGCGCGGCCGGCGTCGGGACCGACGAGATCCAGGCCGCCGCGACGGTTC from Natrinema versiforme includes these protein-coding regions:
- a CDS encoding zinc ribbon domain-containing protein yields the protein MSAITGVGAYAPQFRISSEAFEEAWGQFHAAGVTQKAVPSADEDALTMGYEAATRALEAAETDPGEIDWLGFASSRPPAAEEDPTARLGAMLALSEAATRQVFTGSTRAGTRALWAGLDALEAESTTALVVAADAPKGDPDDGIDHAAGAGSAAFVVESVASGTQRTDGDGPAEITDRAEYSAPYPGTRFRDTGEDETQGLGVTQYDRQAFSETIGGAVSGLEVEPEPEAAAIQAPDGKLPYRAAGAAGVGTDEIQAAATVHELGDLGAASVPVSLATALADGYESVLGVSHGSGAGADAFVVSAEGDVPAETALEGSDPLSYAEYLRQRGVVTTGPPSGGGAYVSVPSWKRSLPQRYRLEAGRCSECGALSFPPEGACDDCGALAEYEPLELAGEGTIEAVTTISQGGAPPEFAEQQAKSGDYAAAIVALETSVVSETQRADGGDETVSVPAMGTDAEPDAFAVGDRVETTIRRIYTQEGVTRYGFKIRPAGE
- a CDS encoding thiolase domain-containing protein, with amino-acid sequence MRDAYLVGAGQSDYGAFPSESYRSLFRTAFDAATDSVPKGLEAGDIDEAVIGNLGVGGRQLGLSGPAVTEHVGLDGVPTTRVENACAASGFAVRQAVQAVKSGMADVVLAGGFEIMSDMSSDATKYWLGVSGETEWERLSGTTFSGVYAQMASVHMEQYGTTREQLSRVAVKNHANGAKNPHAQLGFECSLEDAQSAPVVADPLNLYHCCPTSDGAACALIVSEDVVDDYTDDPIRVAGVGAGSDTVGLFQRDTYTGVPASQRAAESAYEMAGVGPDDLDFAEVHDCFAIAELLAYEDLGFCEKGEAGQLIESGATELGGDLPVNTSGGLKSKGHPIGATGAGQVVEAYKQLTGTAGERQVENPARGLTHNVGGSGGASVIHVFEKESEVDA
- a CDS encoding bifunctional oligoribonuclease/PAP phosphatase NrnA, which codes for MSRAAELVSALETTDSLAIVCHDNPDPDCLASALALEAIAHEHDVGDVTIAYGGEISHQQNRAFVNLLDISLQTISTTDLEEYDSVSFVDHSSPGANTEVPSAVTPDVVVDHHPGESAAAAFEDVRTDYGATATIFVEYLRELEVDLTTRLASALLFALHRERLDFVREPTRREYEAALSVYPDAELETLEQLYGSAFSPGTLDAIGRAIASRERRGSSLVASAGKTTETDALPQAADYLLNLEGVNTVLVYGIVDDVIRLSGRSIDPRVHMGETLEEGFDELGAVGGHHDMAGGRIELGLFADDGDDADELLEFVGERLTRRFFDALNLDD
- a CDS encoding Hsp20/alpha crystallin family protein; its protein translation is MADRPRPFDGIDELLDRLNRQIETATKSWETQVDQRSQLDLSMSGAETSLDLADEGDEFVVTIDVPGYESDDLELRLSGQTLAVSGQREHSQDLGGEEENYIRRERETKSFSRQLRLPEPVDDDAVKASVNNGILTIRLPKRESDEEARSIDID